A DNA window from Hordeum vulgare subsp. vulgare chromosome 1H, MorexV3_pseudomolecules_assembly, whole genome shotgun sequence contains the following coding sequences:
- the LOC123405863 gene encoding uncharacterized protein LOC123405863, with translation MSNMFGAGGHGGGGGEQHGGADGTVLCYFHPRELLVGVCAHCLRERLLLLLATKSNNVNGRARPPADGASYLSARPYCRALRRRTGSISSSLPKVFALGSFLQRLDSSRHHHHHHHPDEVVHDHDLAGEDKDTDADDATSVASLDDSFISIKFEDNGKATWVDSQNGAGAKPVREAAAATTKTTALVVEHAGRRGGVTRWRKQVVGRLQLARWKRASGKQLSSSAAAYQRSKARGGGGGGRGWIQSLTRRRTAHGERAWS, from the exons ATGAGCAACATGTTCGGCGCTGGCGGCCATGGAGGTGGCGGAGGGGAGCAGCATGGGGGAGCCGACGGCACGGTGCTGTGCTACTTCCACCCGAGGGAGCTGCTGGTCGGCGTGTGCGCGCACTGCCTCCGGGAGCGCCTGCTGCTCCTACTCGCCACCAAAAGCAACAACGTTAACGGCCGCGCGCGCCCGCCGGCGGACGGCGCCAGCTACCTGTCGGCGCGGCCCTACTGCCGGGCGCTCCGGCGCAGGACGGGCAGCATCTCCAGCTCGCTCCCCAAGGTGTTCGCGCTCGGCTCCTTCCTCCAGCGCCTCGACTCCTCccgccaccaccatcaccaccaccaccccgaCGAGGTCGTCCACGACCACGACCTCGCCGGCGAGGACAAGGACACCGACGCCGACGACGCCACCTCCGTCGCCAGCCTCGACG ATTCCTTCATCTCGATCAAGTTCGAGGACAACGGCAAGGCGACGTGGGTGGACAGCCAGAACGGGGCCGGAGCAAAGCCggtgcgcgaggcggcggcggccacgacgaagacgacggcgttggtgGTGGAGCACGCGGGGCGGCGGGGTGGCGTTACGCGGTGGCGGAAGCAGGTGGTGGGGCGGCTGCAGCTGGCGCGGTGGAAGCGGGCGTCGGGCAAGCAGTTGTCGTCCTCGGCGGCGGCGTACCAGCGGTCGAAggcgcgtggcggcggcggcggcggccggggctgGATCCAGAGCCTGACGCGGCGGCGCACCGCGCACGGCGAGAGGGCGTGGTCGTGA